The Besnoitia besnoiti strain Bb-Ger1 chromosome Unknown contig00172, whole genome shotgun sequence region gaatcatattctaagtcaccaggcatgcaataccaatcagataacaactgaagctagactccatgttacacttactaaaatgggattcctaggttgatataaactacctttttctggggagtagagttggactactggtttagatcttgaaggtctttgtttaccggatccaagttctctgtgcttttcatgaccatcatgttaagtgcattagcagagcatagttaagatgataactattgtggatatagaaccaattgaacaccatgtattaatataacaaagataatcagggtaatctggtatccttcttggcataacgttgaaaccaagtatatgcatagggatgaaaattaataagatactacctaagaagactacaaaccagatgcttaaatatggagaagcaccggtatttacatggaatagatttacagtatctccgaacatatctctgctatagaagataaagccacatatagtagctagtactgcaccaagagataatacgaaatggaaatgagctacaatatagtatgtatcatgtagggcaatatccataccagcgttacccataactacacctgtagtaccacctagagtaaacaataggataaaactaagagcagcccatagatctacagttcttgtagttgtatggctagccatataggtacctaaccagttgaaaatcttagtaccggtaggaattgcaatcataatagtcatagcagagaaataagctctggtatctacctctagaccgactgtcatcatatgatgtgcccatactaaggaacctagaatagaaatacaacccatagctaagatcatagattgtccaccgaagacagatctagcagcatacatagataatgtctgcgagactacaccaaaagcaggtaaaattagaatgtatacctctggatgtccgaagaaccagaatagatgttgataaagtacactatcaccagaatacatagaatcataaaattcagtgtttacgtgtagatcaagaaggatcataactaatccaccagtaagaataggtagagtgaagactaacataagggcagtaaatatgatagcccagatatatagaatatagttcttagcaccagcattagaacccatgaagacgcaagtaccaaggaagttaatagaacttaaaatactactaattcctagtactgcaagacctccgataatccaatcagttgcctctggatttaacaccatcaagctagtacttagtggaggatacattgtccaaccaagaccactaccaaactcggaacaaatactttgagttaacaacacagaacctaatggtactagaaaataggagatcgcgttagttcttgggaaaacgacttccgaaccaccaatatatattggtacaaagaagttaccatatcctccgtacaaagcaggcattaagaacataaagatcatagctaggccatgtatcgttattatcacattataagtagctatcgtctctgtacaaatgatccgcgatccagaactgtataactcaaatcgaataaacaaagacattatagttcctagaatactgaagatgactccggttatgagatacagacaaccaagttctttatgattgcagtacaccaccaccccactggactgcttaagacagctaaaagtgttggatttcaatatcctactacattaagattattccacatcggttatgttctaggcgtaatatatggattcttgttctcactcatcttaacagcgagagaaaactactactcagatgctagtctaatcagtagcatcgtacttggagttatcatctctgagacaggattatttatcagctttttctgggagtatatactacgagttggactactggtttagatcttgaaggtctttgtttaccggatccaagttctcttgtgcttttcatgaccatcatgttaagtgcattagcagagcatagttaagatgataactattgtggatatagaaaccaattgaacaccatgtattaatataacaaagataatcagggtaatctggtatccttcttggcataacgttgtgtagttatatgaagcgtacattccttaatatctggaacaatagattatggttaggtagtggaacaaggagagcgtctgttgtacatcaacactagatact contains the following coding sequences:
- a CDS encoding uncharacterized protein (encoded by transcript BESB_032360), whose amino-acid sequence is MIAVHHHPTGLLKTAKSVGFQYPTTLRLFHIGYVLGVIYGFLFSLILTARENYYSDASLISSIVLGVIISETGLFISFFWEYILRVGLLV